In the Pseudanabaena sp. PCC 7367 genome, one interval contains:
- a CDS encoding ribonuclease H family protein codes for MVINFSDNSVKELGGGQATTTNNQMELQAAIAALEFANDYQNGNRKPIDLYTDSKYVIDGITSWIKGWKRNGWQTKSKQPIKNQELWQTLDRLNSALVNWRWVKGHSGDTNNDRCDLIARSFATGQEPNLRQ; via the coding sequence GTGGTAATTAATTTTAGCGACAACAGCGTTAAGGAACTGGGTGGTGGTCAAGCAACAACCACTAATAACCAGATGGAATTGCAAGCGGCGATCGCGGCTCTGGAATTTGCCAATGATTACCAGAACGGGAATCGCAAACCGATCGACCTCTACACCGATAGTAAATATGTAATTGACGGGATCACCAGTTGGATCAAAGGCTGGAAGCGCAATGGTTGGCAAACTAAATCCAAACAGCCAATTAAAAACCAGGAGTTATGGCAAACCCTCGATCGCCTCAACTCAGCATTAGTAAACTGGCGTTGGGTAAAAGGGCATTCTGGCGACACCAACAACGATCGCTGCGATCTGATCGCCAGGTCGTTTGCCACGGGTCAAGAACCAAACTTGAGACAATAA
- the folB gene encoding dihydroneopterin aldolase — MTNPTTNTKVYINGIRAFGYIGLLPEEKILGQWFEVDLTCWFDFEAAAGNDNINDTLDYRSVIAIVEKLIQTTKYDLIERLAGAIADRVLVDTRIQQVRVLVKKNPPIPNFLGSVAVELERSQPAIALEQDPEQLAQSQNGAAIKEQETVNGKSTKTATKSKKGSKKKS, encoded by the coding sequence ATGACTAACCCAACCACAAATACCAAAGTATACATCAATGGCATTAGGGCATTTGGCTATATTGGCCTGCTCCCGGAAGAAAAAATTTTAGGGCAATGGTTTGAAGTCGATCTTACTTGTTGGTTTGATTTTGAGGCGGCGGCGGGAAATGACAATATCAATGACACCTTGGATTATCGATCGGTGATTGCGATCGTAGAGAAATTAATCCAGACGACCAAATATGATTTGATTGAACGCTTAGCTGGGGCGATCGCCGATCGTGTTCTCGTAGATACTCGAATCCAACAGGTGCGGGTACTGGTGAAGAAAAACCCACCAATCCCCAATTTCTTGGGATCGGTGGCGGTGGAACTGGAACGCTCCCAGCCTGCGATCGCCTTAGAGCAAGATCCAGAGCAGCTAGCTCAATCGCAGAACGGTGCCGCAATCAAGGAGCAAGAAACCGTTAATGGCAAATCTACTAAAACTGCTACCAAAAGTAAGAAAGGCTCAAAAAAAAAGTCGTAA